Proteins from a genomic interval of Lolium perenne isolate Kyuss_39 chromosome 1, Kyuss_2.0, whole genome shotgun sequence:
- the LOC127325994 gene encoding cysteine-rich repeat secretory protein 55, with protein sequence MASSSSPTLLLLLLAPLLLAMARPCTGADPISTVCSKNGTSAQTQASIDQVLSSLVPRASAAYYATATAGRSPSTIYGLAQCRGDVTRQDCALCIAAAAREVASSCRGSADGRIFYDYCLLRYSDANFIGLPDTGYTLILLNTQNATGVDLAAFDRAQAKLMSRVAAEAGQGASKGLARDTARLGGGGAAAKTTIYGLGWCTLDITAADCGLCVAQAVAELPNYCRYRRGCRVMYSSCIARYETYPFFFPLDGGAEPADLAGHLEKIVINQ encoded by the coding sequence ATGGCGTCCTCCTCGTCTCCGACGCTGCTCCTACTGCTGCTGGCGCCGCTCCTGCTTGCCATGGCGCGGCCCTGCACCGGCGCGGACCCGATCTCCACGGTCTGCTCCAAGAACGGCACCAGCGCGCAGACGCAGGCCAGCATCGACCAAGTCCTCTCGTCGCTCGTCCCGCGCGCGTCCGCTGCCTACTACGCCACGGCCACCGCCGGCCGCTCACCCTCAACCATCTACGGCCTCGCGCAGTGCCGCGGCGACGTGACAAGGCAGGACTGTGCGCTCTGCATCGCCGCCGCGGCGCGGGAGGTCGCGTCCTCCTGCCGCGGCAGCGCCGACGGGCGGATCTTCTACGACTACTGCCTCCTCCGCTACTCGGACGCCAACTTCATCGGCCTCCCGGACACCGGGTACACGCTCATCCTCCTCAACACCCAGAACGCCACCGGCGTCGACCTGGCCGCGTTCGACCGGGCGCAGGCCAAGCTCATGtcccgcgtcgccgccgaggCCGGCCAGGGCGCCAGCAAGGGACTGGCGAGGGACACCGCGCggctcggcggcggcggggccgcCGCCAAGACGACCATCTACGGGCTCGGGTGGTGCACGTTGGACATCACGGCGGCGGACTGCGGGCTGTGCGTGGCGCAGGCGGTGGCGGAGCTCCCCAACTACTGCCGGTACCGGCGCGGGTGCCGCGTCATGTACAGCAGCTGCATAGCGCGCTACGAAACCTACCCGTTCTTCTTCCCGCTCGACGGCGGCGCCGAGCCAGCCGACCTGGCCGGGCATCTCGAGAAGATCGTCATCAACCAGTGA